The Dendrosporobacter quercicolus genome includes a window with the following:
- a CDS encoding bifunctional Gfo/Idh/MocA family oxidoreductase/class I SAM-dependent methyltransferase — MSGNQQLRTVVCGSRFGQFYMEALNALPGQFKLTGLLAKGSVRSQKCAERYGIELYTDVGQLPADTDLACVVLRSGVMGGDGTAVSLSLLSRGIHVIQEQPVHHKDLADCLRMARKNGVYFRTGDLYVHLPAVRRFIACARHILELQQALYLDAACATQVSFPLMHILLDALPSLRPWKVNQAVKNEGPFQLLTGVLGNIPMILRAHNEVDPQDSDNHLHLLHRLTIGVDGGSLSLVDTHGPVIWQPRLHVPEHHDLAGEFSVSPPGYLLEHSTQLLGPAPADSYQDILLRQWPQAIGRDLTMMRDMIREGSSMDTRAQQELLVARLWQDVTGALGYPVLRSHHIHQPLASDVLHQTAAAVDEEREECAGGKPLAGMAGLNAGQVRECLNRLEEAALSSMLFALQSQGTLDKAKQKYRIEDIFSTVQVASRHQHLVLRWLQLLAERGWLTRYDGCFGGGAPVTAAMMLNRWELVKEAWNGKLGSPLTIEYLISNAEQLPQLLSGAQQAALLLFPEGRMDIASALYRDTMIARFLNQAVAETVMDIVNSSKREKLHLLELGAGTGATTDVVVNSLNAAAEQISFDYLFTDISNFFLAQARQRFKKCPWMEFRVVNIDENLFSQGLTEPFDIVIAAGMLNNARNVNQTMQNLMLALAPGGWLLITEPVREFPEMLISQAFMMTRPEDDRKNTKTTFLSTEQWLHVFRQAGAQDVKMLPGEEHPLALMGQKLFIVRKGV; from the coding sequence TTGAGCGGCAATCAGCAGTTGCGAACCGTGGTATGCGGTTCGCGGTTTGGACAATTCTATATGGAAGCGCTGAATGCACTGCCGGGGCAGTTTAAATTAACAGGTTTGCTGGCGAAAGGCAGTGTGCGTTCACAAAAATGCGCCGAACGCTACGGTATTGAGCTGTATACCGACGTCGGCCAGCTGCCTGCCGACACTGACCTCGCCTGCGTGGTGCTGCGTTCCGGCGTTATGGGCGGTGATGGCACTGCGGTGTCGTTAAGCTTGTTAAGTCGCGGCATTCACGTTATTCAGGAGCAGCCTGTTCATCATAAAGATTTGGCTGATTGTCTGAGAATGGCGCGAAAAAACGGCGTATACTTCCGAACCGGCGATCTATACGTACATTTACCTGCCGTGCGCCGATTTATTGCTTGCGCACGGCATATACTGGAGCTGCAGCAAGCGTTGTACCTTGACGCCGCCTGCGCCACTCAGGTTTCTTTCCCCCTGATGCACATTTTGCTGGACGCATTGCCGTCCCTGCGTCCCTGGAAGGTAAATCAGGCGGTTAAAAATGAGGGGCCTTTTCAGCTATTAACTGGTGTTCTAGGCAATATTCCTATGATCTTGAGAGCACATAATGAAGTAGATCCCCAGGATTCCGACAACCATCTTCACTTGCTGCACCGCCTGACCATCGGAGTTGACGGCGGTAGTTTATCGCTTGTGGATACGCACGGACCGGTTATTTGGCAACCGCGTTTACATGTTCCTGAGCATCACGATCTTGCCGGTGAGTTTTCCGTCTCTCCGCCCGGCTATTTATTGGAGCATAGCACGCAGCTTTTGGGACCGGCGCCGGCCGACAGCTATCAGGACATTCTTCTGCGCCAATGGCCTCAGGCAATTGGCCGGGATCTGACTATGATGAGAGACATGATACGGGAAGGATCATCCATGGATACAAGAGCGCAGCAGGAATTGCTTGTCGCCCGTCTGTGGCAGGATGTGACCGGCGCATTAGGCTATCCGGTCCTGCGTTCCCACCACATCCACCAGCCGCTGGCATCGGACGTATTGCACCAAACGGCTGCGGCTGTTGACGAAGAGCGGGAGGAATGCGCCGGAGGCAAGCCGCTGGCAGGGATGGCGGGCCTTAATGCCGGTCAGGTGCGTGAATGCCTTAACCGTCTGGAAGAGGCAGCCTTGTCTTCCATGTTATTTGCGTTGCAGTCGCAGGGAACGCTGGATAAGGCAAAGCAGAAATACCGCATAGAGGATATCTTCTCGACTGTACAGGTGGCTTCCCGCCATCAACACTTAGTTTTGCGCTGGCTGCAGCTGCTTGCCGAGCGTGGCTGGCTCACCCGGTATGACGGTTGCTTTGGGGGGGGCGCACCGGTGACAGCGGCGATGATGCTTAACCGGTGGGAATTGGTGAAAGAGGCGTGGAACGGAAAACTGGGCTCGCCTCTCACCATAGAATATTTGATCAGCAATGCTGAACAACTTCCCCAGTTGCTGAGCGGCGCACAGCAAGCGGCATTGTTATTATTTCCCGAGGGGCGCATGGACATCGCCAGCGCCTTGTACCGTGATACTATGATCGCACGCTTTCTTAACCAGGCGGTCGCGGAGACGGTAATGGACATTGTCAATAGCAGTAAGAGGGAAAAATTGCATCTACTGGAGCTTGGCGCCGGGACTGGAGCTACTACTGATGTGGTTGTCAACAGCTTAAACGCTGCCGCAGAGCAAATTAGTTTTGACTACTTATTTACCGACATTTCAAATTTTTTTCTGGCCCAAGCGCGTCAACGTTTTAAAAAATGTCCCTGGATGGAGTTTCGTGTTGTCAACATTGACGAGAACCTTTTTTCTCAGGGTCTGACCGAACCCTTTGATATCGTGATTGCGGCAGGTATGCTGAACAATGCCCGCAACGTGAATCAGACCATGCAGAATCTTATGCTTGCTCTTGCGCCGGGAGGATGGCTGTTAATCACGGAGCCTGTGCGCGAGTTTCCGGAAATGCTGATTTCACAGGCATTTATGATGACCCGCCCGGAAGATGACAGGAAAAATACAAAAACAACTTTTTTATCCACAGAGCAGTGGTTGCATGTATTTCGCCAAGCCGGCGCGCAGGATGTTAAGATGCTGCCTGGCGAGGAACATCCGCTTGCTCTGATGGGACAAAAACTATTTATTGTGCGGAAAGGAGTGTAA
- a CDS encoding non-ribosomal peptide synthetase encodes MLQKAKVNPAELLTRLRSEGASVWAEQGKLHYRAPKGLLKNSDLQALKDYKNDLLHLLQSEAVPATVTSAPEERFDPFPLTDVQSAYLLGRQGLFSYGGVACHIYMELNYQELDPKRTEAVWNQLIQRHDMLRSTIHPEGYQQVRRSVSDFAITFSDASGWDEEKSAYKFKEIREEMGHRLYRTDQWPLFDIAVTKTRNYTVLHLSMDLLIADWFSIWKLLEEFEVLYQAPERRLPELTIHFRDYLLAERNMREGTAYLRDKAYWLQRIAALPSAPVLPLARQQEKTAAVRFRRRMLRLNKKSWDSLKQYAQQAGLTPTAVVLAAYAAVIERWSENREFCLNLTLLNRLPLHPQVNDIVGDFTSVSLLAIDWHSKNSFTEQAKRLQKQLLRDLEHRLFSGVEVLREVARRSGREAALMPLVFTSAIGLVEASAEKRLQGELGGFGVSQTPQVFIDCQAMDSPAGLQVNWDVREGVFPDGMADDMFAAFEKLLRALAGTRQVWETEENVALPDWQLAERQKINATKEIFPVRQLHRQVLAQAEKTPDLAAVIDSGEQVSYAQLVQRAAAVAEELKQRGCTVQDRVAIVMDKGVHQVTAVLGVLLAEAVYVPIDIKQPELRRAVMLEQANVRFALTCSAAWLSWPETVQTIEVDKLEARRTPVVSGEEHLDLPAYIIYTSGSTGTPKGVVISHRAAANTVADINRRFGVTQSDRVLGLALLSFDLSVYDIFGPLIAGGAVVYPDSDRRNDPSHWVELMSRYEVTVWNSVPALMQMLITYLHSEQTASLPQLRLALLSGDWIPLTLPDMVGQRLPGVQVVSLGGATEAAIWSIYHVYKGLEDGWCSIPYGRPLANQGFRVLDTAKRDCPVWVAGELYITGLGLAEGYLGDPEITTERFFLHPEDGQRLYRTGDLGRYTPGGEIEFLGRRDNQVKIKGHRIELGEIEAVLLKHPAVSAAGVTIDGSGNDKELLAVAEIRTQERQSDAEQSAFQALTAGINELADAVATGLDKAEVDWAAQCLEQAALHTMLYTLRRLGLFSSCDAAYTIEDILQADGILPPFHWLVRRWIAKLADAGLLLENPEQQFSCPNAADIKTVAGYWRQAEAAWNEKLGSAKFIAYIRRNADELLNLLSGRQDPASLLFPEGRTEYVQAIYIDHVMANYLNDCMSTLLKRIAAGKPGQPLRILEVGAGTGATTERILQALDGVEIDYLFTDAVSFFLPAAKSRFGQFPGVRFGIFDVDKDYRAQGLTPNSFDVVLAAGVLENARDIPASMNRVKELLCPGGWLVFTEPTEEHAWILISQAFMMTEPGDSLRAGYSSYLNRRDWLEVLKEYGDGPVLALPEAGHKLTALGVHLFAKRLKQDKIPVCAPELMEFLANRLPGYMLPSHLQIADELPLTGNGKLDRKELAKWRPAQIAGNLDTEPSEKSKDLLEAQLARLWSEALGVSALGRNQNFYDYGADSLIMAQVAGRLRDRFMADAAYGQIPYDVLLRQMLNFPTIAGLAEFIRSYRQKTELSNDKLLPEAQSTSSSNAVLTNFGGEETGLLRVVFHAVLGTMDTFRRLLEHLKAQNLGCVMGVAIADTERYCAHEPEKLIEAVADDYASRLLASGYKKMQLIGYSMGGLIAVEVARRLVENGVDLADLVLIDIPPMLFEIKDDLLIEALFVANLKISFEQAGFGAVGQSALARGFLQLLAKHDNHVPPGAVCTIGGDEELDQVGALFRRLSLLSKRERFTAYVNTMNTVHGEQMPVEMAEGLFQVYCQSFKAACFTPAPYLGNIRLLLTLEPFSFLPGPNEMTADFWREICLGDLDVAEIEGNHFTCIEEEPKVSNLAQMIAAPLNRD; translated from the coding sequence ATGCTGCAGAAGGCTAAAGTCAATCCGGCGGAATTGCTGACACGACTGCGCAGCGAAGGCGCTTCGGTATGGGCGGAGCAAGGCAAGCTGCATTACCGGGCGCCAAAAGGCTTGTTAAAAAATAGTGATTTGCAGGCGCTAAAAGATTACAAAAACGATCTTTTGCATTTGCTGCAGTCCGAAGCTGTACCGGCCACCGTCACGTCGGCACCTGAAGAGCGGTTTGACCCATTCCCCCTTACCGATGTACAGTCGGCTTATTTATTAGGACGGCAGGGACTGTTCAGCTACGGCGGTGTGGCCTGCCATATCTATATGGAACTGAATTATCAGGAACTCGACCCCAAACGAACAGAGGCAGTCTGGAATCAGCTTATCCAAAGGCATGATATGCTGAGATCGACCATACATCCGGAGGGATACCAGCAGGTCAGGCGGTCGGTTTCTGATTTTGCAATCACTTTTAGTGACGCCAGTGGCTGGGATGAGGAAAAGTCAGCGTACAAATTTAAAGAAATCCGGGAAGAAATGGGACACCGCCTCTACCGGACCGATCAATGGCCGTTGTTTGATATTGCCGTCACCAAAACCCGCAACTACACGGTGCTGCACCTTTCTATGGATTTGCTGATTGCCGATTGGTTTAGCATTTGGAAACTTCTAGAGGAATTTGAGGTGCTTTATCAAGCGCCTGAGCGGCGCTTGCCCGAGCTTACAATTCATTTTCGTGACTATCTGCTTGCTGAACGGAATATGCGGGAAGGCACGGCCTATTTGCGCGATAAAGCCTACTGGCTTCAGCGGATAGCCGCTTTACCATCAGCTCCGGTTCTGCCTTTAGCCAGGCAACAGGAAAAAACTGCAGCCGTAAGATTTCGGCGGCGTATGCTGCGTTTGAATAAAAAGAGCTGGGACAGTCTTAAGCAATATGCCCAGCAGGCGGGCTTAACGCCAACAGCAGTAGTATTAGCCGCCTATGCGGCTGTAATCGAAAGATGGAGCGAGAACAGGGAGTTTTGTCTGAATCTTACTTTGCTGAACCGGTTGCCGCTGCATCCGCAGGTTAACGATATTGTAGGCGATTTCACATCTGTCAGCTTGCTGGCAATTGACTGGCACAGCAAAAATTCCTTTACAGAGCAGGCGAAACGCTTACAGAAACAATTACTAAGGGATTTGGAGCATCGTCTATTTTCCGGAGTGGAAGTTCTGCGGGAAGTAGCGCGCCGGAGCGGTCGGGAAGCCGCCTTGATGCCGTTGGTGTTTACCAGCGCTATCGGCCTGGTTGAGGCTTCAGCAGAAAAGCGTCTGCAGGGCGAACTGGGCGGGTTCGGCGTTAGCCAGACTCCACAGGTTTTCATTGATTGTCAGGCGATGGACAGTCCGGCCGGGCTGCAAGTCAACTGGGATGTACGTGAAGGCGTTTTTCCGGACGGAATGGCGGACGATATGTTCGCTGCGTTTGAAAAACTGTTGCGGGCGCTGGCCGGAACACGACAGGTCTGGGAAACGGAAGAAAACGTAGCTTTGCCTGATTGGCAATTGGCTGAAAGACAAAAAATCAATGCCACCAAAGAAATTTTTCCGGTGCGGCAACTGCATCGTCAGGTGCTGGCTCAGGCGGAAAAAACGCCGGATCTTGCAGCGGTTATTGATTCCGGGGAACAGGTCAGTTATGCTCAGCTGGTTCAACGGGCGGCGGCTGTGGCGGAAGAATTAAAGCAGCGGGGTTGTACGGTTCAGGACCGGGTAGCAATTGTTATGGATAAGGGCGTGCACCAAGTTACGGCAGTACTCGGGGTATTGCTGGCAGAAGCCGTTTATGTTCCAATTGACATAAAGCAGCCGGAATTGCGGCGGGCGGTTATGCTGGAGCAGGCAAATGTGCGGTTTGCTTTGACGTGCTCAGCCGCTTGGTTAAGCTGGCCGGAGACGGTACAAACAATAGAAGTGGACAAATTAGAGGCGCGGCGTACTCCCGTCGTTTCAGGTGAAGAGCATCTTGATTTGCCTGCTTATATTATCTATACTTCCGGCTCCACCGGAACCCCCAAGGGCGTAGTGATCAGCCACCGTGCGGCCGCCAATACCGTAGCTGATATAAATCGCCGCTTCGGGGTTACTCAGAGCGACAGGGTCCTAGGCTTGGCCCTGCTGAGTTTTGACCTGTCGGTGTATGATATCTTTGGTCCCTTGATAGCAGGAGGCGCTGTGGTTTATCCCGATTCTGACAGACGCAACGATCCGTCACACTGGGTTGAGCTTATGTCCCGGTATGAGGTTACTGTGTGGAACTCCGTACCGGCCTTGATGCAGATGCTGATTACTTATTTACATTCAGAGCAGACGGCCTCGCTGCCGCAATTGCGTCTGGCCCTGCTTTCCGGCGACTGGATTCCGCTGACTCTGCCGGATATGGTTGGTCAACGTTTGCCGGGCGTGCAGGTTGTTAGCCTGGGTGGCGCCACTGAAGCGGCCATTTGGTCTATTTATCATGTCTATAAGGGGCTTGAAGACGGATGGTGCAGCATTCCCTACGGCCGACCGCTGGCAAACCAAGGGTTTCGTGTGCTGGATACGGCCAAGCGTGATTGTCCTGTATGGGTTGCCGGAGAACTGTATATTACAGGTTTGGGTTTGGCAGAAGGCTACCTGGGCGATCCTGAAATTACCACAGAACGTTTTTTCCTCCATCCTGAAGATGGACAGCGGCTTTACCGCACCGGGGATCTGGGGCGATATACACCTGGCGGCGAGATTGAGTTCCTGGGACGGAGAGACAATCAGGTTAAAATCAAAGGGCATCGAATTGAGCTTGGTGAAATTGAGGCCGTGCTGCTAAAACATCCGGCTGTTTCAGCCGCCGGCGTTACAATTGATGGCTCCGGTAATGATAAAGAGTTATTGGCTGTTGCCGAAATCCGTACGCAAGAACGGCAAAGCGATGCGGAGCAATCGGCATTTCAGGCCTTAACAGCCGGAATTAATGAACTGGCCGATGCTGTAGCAACCGGTCTCGACAAGGCTGAGGTTGATTGGGCGGCACAATGCCTTGAACAAGCAGCTCTCCATACAATGCTGTATACGCTAAGGCGTTTAGGGCTGTTTTCCAGTTGTGATGCTGCCTATACTATTGAAGACATTCTGCAGGCCGATGGCATACTGCCTCCATTTCACTGGCTGGTACGGCGCTGGATCGCCAAGCTGGCCGATGCCGGTTTGCTGCTGGAAAACCCTGAACAACAGTTTAGCTGCCCGAACGCTGCCGACATAAAGACAGTAGCTGGATATTGGCGGCAGGCTGAGGCGGCTTGGAATGAAAAGCTTGGCTCGGCGAAGTTTATCGCCTATATTCGTCGTAATGCCGATGAACTGCTGAATTTGCTGAGCGGGCGGCAGGATCCGGCATCCCTGTTGTTTCCGGAAGGCAGAACTGAATATGTGCAGGCTATCTATATTGATCATGTAATGGCCAACTATCTGAATGACTGCATGAGTACACTTTTAAAACGCATTGCAGCAGGCAAGCCGGGTCAGCCATTACGGATTTTGGAGGTTGGAGCCGGCACAGGAGCGACTACGGAAAGGATACTGCAAGCTCTTGATGGAGTAGAAATCGATTATCTTTTTACTGATGCCGTGTCCTTTTTTCTTCCAGCGGCCAAATCTCGCTTCGGACAGTTCCCGGGAGTCCGCTTTGGTATTTTTGATGTAGATAAGGACTATCGGGCGCAAGGTTTGACGCCAAACAGCTTCGATGTTGTATTAGCCGCCGGGGTACTGGAAAACGCCCGTGATATTCCGGCTAGCATGAACCGGGTAAAGGAGCTGCTTTGTCCGGGCGGCTGGCTGGTATTTACCGAACCAACGGAGGAACACGCCTGGATTCTAATTTCTCAAGCGTTTATGATGACAGAACCCGGGGATAGCTTGCGGGCGGGATATTCTTCTTATCTGAACCGGCGCGATTGGCTGGAGGTGCTAAAAGAGTACGGTGATGGACCTGTTTTAGCCCTGCCTGAGGCAGGCCATAAGCTTACTGCTTTGGGCGTCCATCTATTCGCCAAACGGTTAAAACAGGACAAGATTCCGGTTTGCGCGCCGGAATTAATGGAGTTTCTTGCTAACCGCCTGCCGGGTTATATGCTGCCCTCCCATCTGCAGATTGCTGACGAACTGCCGCTTACAGGGAATGGAAAGCTTGACAGAAAGGAATTGGCCAAGTGGCGACCTGCCCAAATTGCAGGAAATTTGGACACGGAACCGTCTGAAAAAAGCAAGGATTTGCTTGAAGCACAGCTTGCCAGACTCTGGTCTGAGGCGTTAGGCGTTTCTGCGCTGGGAAGAAATCAAAACTTCTACGATTATGGCGCTGACTCTTTGATCATGGCGCAAGTGGCCGGGAGGTTGCGGGACCGGTTTATGGCGGATGCTGCTTACGGCCAAATTCCGTATGACGTTTTACTTAGGCAAATGCTCAACTTTCCAACAATTGCCGGTTTAGCCGAGTTTATCCGTTCCTATCGCCAGAAAACGGAGCTTTCCAATGATAAGCTGTTGCCGGAAGCGCAAAGCACAAGCTCCAGCAATGCGGTGCTTACTAATTTCGGCGGAGAGGAGACCGGGCTGCTCAGAGTTGTTTTCCACGCCGTTCTAGGTACGATGGACACCTTCCGGCGGCTGTTGGAACATCTTAAAGCGCAGAATCTGGGCTGCGTAATGGGGGTTGCTATCGCGGATACTGAACGGTACTGCGCGCATGAACCGGAGAAACTCATAGAAGCCGTAGCCGATGATTATGCCTCGCGCCTGCTCGCCAGCGGCTACAAGAAAATGCAGCTGATCGGTTATTCTATGGGAGGGTTGATCGCCGTTGAAGTTGCCAGGCGTTTGGTGGAAAATGGGGTAGACCTGGCGGATTTGGTACTTATTGATATTCCGCCTATGCTTTTTGAGATTAAGGATGACCTTCTTATAGAAGCGCTGTTTGTCGCCAATCTGAAGATCAGCTTTGAACAGGCTGGGTTTGGCGCAGTTGGACAGTCGGCTTTGGCGCGGGGTTTTTTACAGCTTCTTGCAAAGCATGACAACCATGTTCCGCCAGGAGCTGTTTGCACAATTGGCGGTGATGAAGAACTGGATCAGGTTGGCGCGTTATTCCGGCGCTTGTCGCTTCTTAGTAAAAGAGAACGTTTTACAGCTTATGTCAATACAATGAATACTGTTCATGGTGAGCAAATGCCGGTCGAAATGGCTGAAGGTCTGTTTCAGGTTTATTGTCAGAGTTTCAAGGCTGCGTGCTTTACACCTGCGCCTTATCTGGGGAATATCCGTTTGCTACTGACTTTGGAACCCTTTAGCTTTTTGCCTGGACCAAATGAAATGACCGCTGACTTCTGGCGGGAAATTTGTCTTGGCGACTTGGACGTGGCCGAAATCGAAGGGAACCATTTTACTTGCATTGAGGAAGAACCTAAGGTGAGTAACCTTGCTCAAATGATAGCAGCACCCTTAAACCGGGATTGA
- a CDS encoding energy-coupling factor transporter transmembrane component T — protein MMTEVIDFKASKPDPRVWLFLIIIVSLLTFLCGSRLELFVLFIFLSAVMAWQKMTAAALAFSAAYAVLLVLIEFFRFLPVQSVSMVFSMLILLIFRLIPVYMAYVILLERAPLNELMTALGQMHIPKMLIIPLAVVYRYIPTLQGEIKYIRDSMTMRGLNVSFAGMALHPGRTVEMMMIPLLIRSAKLADELSAAALCKGLDERCARTSFSEVRFEKSDAVCCSVWAMIAALFVLFHYLPFR, from the coding sequence ATGATGACAGAGGTCATTGATTTTAAGGCGTCCAAGCCTGATCCGCGGGTATGGCTGTTTTTAATTATCATCGTCTCATTACTGACTTTTTTGTGCGGCAGCCGGCTTGAACTGTTTGTTTTATTTATCTTTCTTAGCGCTGTTATGGCCTGGCAAAAAATGACGGCGGCAGCGCTTGCTTTTAGCGCAGCCTATGCGGTGCTGCTGGTGCTCATTGAATTTTTCCGCTTTTTGCCGGTACAATCGGTCAGTATGGTATTTTCAATGCTCATTCTTCTGATTTTCCGACTTATTCCTGTTTACATGGCTTACGTCATCCTTTTGGAAAGAGCTCCTTTGAATGAACTAATGACCGCTCTGGGGCAGATGCACATACCGAAAATGCTCATCATTCCTTTGGCGGTGGTTTATCGCTATATTCCCACGCTGCAGGGGGAAATCAAGTATATCAGGGACAGTATGACAATGAGAGGACTTAACGTTTCCTTCGCCGGAATGGCGTTGCACCCTGGGCGGACGGTTGAAATGATGATGATTCCGCTGCTGATCCGCAGCGCCAAGTTGGCGGATGAATTGTCGGCGGCGGCGTTGTGCAAGGGACTTGATGAGCGATGTGCCAGGACCTCCTTCAGCGAAGTCCGGTTTGAGAAAAGCGATGCCGTTTGCTGTAGTGTTTGGGCAATGATTGCCGCGCTGTTTGTTTTGTTTCATTATCTACCATTTAGATAG
- a CDS encoding ABC transporter ATP-binding protein, with product MIQFQHVYVTYRSSGRESLTDFSLQVKPGEFVVLAGKSGCGKTTATRLINGLIPHFFDAELRGEVIIGGRNVKTASIREIARTTGSVFQDPRSQFFTLQVLSELAFPSENYGLDRRVMQEQIQTAVRELGLGGLLTRSLFALSSGEKQKVAIASVYALGPQVYVLDEPSANLDDAGTEQLAAILKTLKAQGHTIIIAEHRLSYLKGSADRVVLLEGGLWKEEYSANSFFTKPAQWLRNKGFRGLDRPVLRPGIKETGSAVKAPFLEAVDISFGYNRGTPVLNDISLQADRGEVIGIMGTNGAGKSTLLRVLMGLEKPAKGKILIDGVPAGSRTRRRQSFYVMQDVDYQLFAPSVWEELLLGSKASADMVNKAEEYLRFFQLDCVKSAHPAALSGGQKQRLAIAVACMRNAGLLFLDEPTSGLDGENMAKVSGMIKKLARDGRCIFVITHDTEFAAATFDQIYHLSEHGRLSDRHLPELYKYEEREELP from the coding sequence GTGATTCAATTCCAGCATGTATACGTGACTTACAGGAGCAGCGGCAGGGAATCGCTTACCGATTTCAGTCTGCAGGTCAAACCAGGGGAATTTGTTGTCCTGGCTGGCAAGAGCGGCTGTGGAAAAACGACGGCAACCCGTTTGATAAACGGCCTGATTCCCCATTTTTTTGACGCTGAATTACGGGGCGAGGTTATTATCGGGGGCCGGAATGTCAAGACAGCGTCCATCCGGGAAATCGCCCGCACGACGGGTTCTGTTTTTCAGGACCCGCGTTCCCAGTTTTTTACCTTGCAGGTACTGAGTGAGCTTGCTTTTCCCAGTGAAAACTATGGGCTCGATCGGCGCGTCATGCAGGAGCAAATTCAAACGGCTGTTCGGGAACTGGGCCTCGGCGGATTGCTGACCAGATCGCTGTTCGCTCTCTCCAGCGGAGAAAAGCAAAAAGTGGCGATCGCCTCCGTTTATGCGCTGGGGCCGCAAGTTTACGTTTTGGATGAACCGTCCGCCAATTTGGATGACGCTGGAACGGAGCAGCTTGCGGCGATATTGAAAACACTCAAAGCCCAGGGCCATACGATCATTATTGCCGAGCACAGGCTTTCCTACTTGAAAGGGTCGGCCGACCGCGTAGTTCTTCTGGAGGGCGGGCTATGGAAAGAGGAATACAGCGCTAACTCTTTTTTTACAAAACCGGCGCAGTGGCTGCGTAATAAGGGCTTTCGCGGCCTGGACAGGCCGGTCCTGCGCCCGGGAATCAAGGAGACTGGCTCGGCAGTGAAGGCGCCTTTTTTAGAGGCTGTGGATATCTCCTTTGGCTACAACAGAGGAACACCGGTTTTGAATGATATTTCTTTACAGGCTGATCGCGGAGAAGTCATTGGTATTATGGGGACAAACGGGGCAGGGAAAAGCACATTGCTGCGGGTGCTGATGGGACTGGAAAAACCGGCCAAAGGAAAAATTCTGATTGACGGGGTTCCGGCCGGCAGCCGGACTCGCCGGCGCCAGTCCTTCTATGTGATGCAGGATGTGGACTATCAGCTGTTTGCACCAAGTGTATGGGAGGAACTTTTGCTGGGCAGCAAGGCATCCGCCGATATGGTGAACAAGGCGGAAGAGTATCTTCGCTTCTTTCAGCTTGACTGCGTAAAATCAGCTCATCCCGCGGCTCTTTCCGGTGGACAAAAGCAGCGTCTGGCAATTGCTGTGGCTTGTATGCGAAATGCCGGTTTATTGTTTCTGGATGAGCCTACCAGCGGACTGGATGGAGAAAACATGGCCAAAGTCAGCGGCATGATCAAGAAACTGGCCCGGGATGGGCGTTGTATTTTTGTAATTACTCACGACACTGAGTTTGCAGCAGCCACTTTTGACCAGATTTACCATTTGTCGGAACACGGTCGGCTGAGCGACCGGCATTTGCCGGAGCTTTATAAATACGAAGAAAGGGAGGAATTGCCATAG
- a CDS encoding MptD family putative ECF transporter S component codes for MTIGIFNALFIGICLLLGFTIGLVPVILVLMPILLAIPGGIIFMLMIAKAPLHGIFIISGALLGLVMLNMAPAGVFGLSIFAGGVLAEGVFRLLGRKSFAAAATGFACYMLGFAVGEGFPLTFMKEAYLAQQAPNGSEQLAVLQGCLDLMNPAMFALICLLTVVSAYLGSLWGRRLIQSHFSKAGIV; via the coding sequence ATTACCATTGGTATTTTTAATGCGTTATTTATTGGAATTTGCCTATTGCTGGGTTTTACTATTGGACTGGTTCCGGTGATTTTGGTTTTAATGCCGATCCTTTTAGCCATTCCGGGAGGCATTATTTTTATGCTGATGATCGCTAAAGCGCCGCTGCATGGAATTTTCATCATTAGCGGAGCGCTGCTGGGGCTGGTTATGCTGAATATGGCTCCGGCCGGCGTTTTTGGACTGAGTATTTTTGCCGGAGGCGTTTTGGCCGAGGGCGTCTTTCGACTGCTGGGCCGGAAAAGCTTTGCCGCCGCCGCAACCGGCTTTGCCTGCTATATGCTGGGCTTCGCCGTCGGGGAGGGCTTTCCCCTTACCTTTATGAAAGAGGCTTATCTGGCGCAGCAGGCGCCGAACGGAAGCGAACAACTGGCGGTGCTGCAGGGCTGCCTGGATTTGATGAATCCGGCCATGTTTGCGCTTATCTGCCTGCTGACGGTTGTTTCCGCTTATTTGGGCAGTCTATGGGGCAGGCGGCTGATTCAGTCGCATTTTAGTAAAGCCGGCATTGTATAA